The genome window CGGAGTGCTCCGCTCAGGATGCGCAAACCGGCCGGTGTGGTCAAGAAAATTGGTCCGACCGGGCAATGGTCCTTTCCAAGCGTGCAATATGTTCCGATGTGATCGAACTGCGCAGCCCGGGCCGGGCCTGGGCGTTGGGTGACTTGTCGTGTCAGGCCGGTGATTCTGATCGTGAAGAGACGGGTTTTGCGAAGCTCAGGCGCGGTGCCTGCGCAGGGTGGCGTCGCGAGCCAGGGATACGGCGGTCGTAGCCAGCCAGTCCAGGGTCAGGGCGGGATTCACGAGCTTGTCCAGGGCCTGGGTCGCCTGGTCAACGGCAATGTCCAGAGCGCGCAGGGCAGCGGGGTCGAGCCGGTTCGCCAGCGCGCCGGCAAGACGGTCGTCCCCGACCTTGCCAGTGAGCACGGCGAGTATGGCCCGTTCCAGCTTGTTGCAGAATCCCAGGCCGATGTTCTTGTTCACCGCGCCTTTGGCGCCGGTCAACGCGAACCAGCCTTTGCCAGACTCAAGGAACATGGCAAAGCCTTCGGCGAAGCGCAACATGCTCGCGGCGTCCTCGGTTGCTTCTTCGCGCAGGGCCGGGATATTTCCATCCGGATCGGAAACACCGCGCGGCCAGGCCAGCGTAAGCACGAAGCTGCGGGACACCAGGGTTGGCAGAAGGCGTTCCCGCTGGGGGGCGAGCAGCACGAAGCTGTTGCCGGGGCGGGGTTCTTCCAGGGATTTGAGCAGGGCGTTGGCCGCCGGCACGGTCAGATTCTGGGCCTCGGCCAGGATGACGACGCGCACAGGATGGTCCCGTGGGGGCTCGCCTAGCACCCGCCGCATCTCCCGCACGGGGTCGATCTTGATGAAGTCCACGCGTCCGTCCAGCAGGAACAGGTCGCGGTTTGCTCCGGTGAGGGCCTGCATACAGCGGGTGCAGGCGAGGCAGGGTCGTTCGTCGGAGTCCTGCACGGCTTCTGAGTCCGGAACCATGGCCCCGAGCATGCTGACCTGGGCAGGAGCCCTGGAAGGCTCAGGGCCGCGGCAGTGGAGCAGGGCGGTCCAGTACAGCGCCATGGCGAGGCGTTCCGTGGTGGATCCGCCTTCGAGCAGGATGACCTGCGGGATGGCGTCCGGAGATTCGGCCAGACGCTGCATGTGACCGCGCACGCGCGCATGCACAGGATCGCGGACGAGATCCCGTATCGCGTCCGGTTCGGGCAGAGGGACGCCTTCGACGGCTTCCGAGTCTGCGGGCTCTGCTGCGCGTGCGGCGGCCATGTCGCTATTTCCTGATGAGCGTCTGCTCTCGGTCCGGGCCCACCGAAATGATGGACACCGGGGTCCGGAGCGCATGCTCCAGATAGCGGATGTACTCTTTGGCGTTGGTCGGCAGCGATATCCAGGAGGTGACGCCGCCGATGTCCTCTTTCCAGCCGGGCAGCTCCTCGTATACGGGCTCCACCTCGGCGAGGGCTCCTTCGAACTGTGGCGGATACTGAATGGTCTCGCCGCGGAACTTGTACGCCGTGCAGACCTTGACGGTGTCCAGGCCGGTAAGCACGTCGAGCTTGGTCATGGCGATGTCCGTGGGGCCGTTGAGACGTGCGGACTCCCGCAGGATGGGCAGATCCAGCCAGCCGCAGCGACGCTTTCTGCCGGTGGTGGCGCCGAATTCCGCGCCGGTCTGTTGCAAGTGGTCGCCGTCCTGGTCCGAGAGCTCGGTGGGGAAGGGGCCACCGCCCACGCGAGTGGTGTAGGCCTTGACCACCATGACCACGCGGTCGAGTGCGCGGGGGGCGATGCCGGCGCCGGAGGCGGCGTTGCCCGCCACCGTGGACGAGGAGGTGACGAAGGGGTACGTGCCGTGGTCGATATCCAGATGGGTCCCCTGGGCGCCTTCGAAGAGGATGGATTTTTCATCGGCGATGGCTTCTTCGAGCGCGCTGGAGACGTCGCCGAGCATGGGAACGATGCGTTCGGCCACGGGCTTGATCTCTTCCATGACCGCATCCACCAGCACGGGCTCCTTGCCGTACAGGTTCTGGAGCAGCATGTTTTTTTCGACCAGAGCTTTTTCGACCTTGGCGCGGACCAGGTCGAGGTCGGTGAGGTCGCCGGCGCGCACGCCGATGCGCGAGGCCTTGTCTTCGTAGCACGGACCGATGCCCCGTCCCGTGGTGCCGATCTGCTTCTCCCCGCTTAATGACTCTTCTCGGGCCGTGTCGAGAGCTTTATGGTACGGCATAATCACATGAGTCTTCGGGCTGACAACGATCCTGCCGGGTCCGACCTCCACCCCCTGGGCGGCGAGGGTGTCGATTTCTTTGATGAAGACCCAGGGGTCGAGCACCACGCCGTTGCCGATGAAGCAGCGGGCATGCGGCTGGAGGATCCCGGAAGGAATGAGGTGCAGTATGGTTTTCTTGCCTCCGGCGACCAGGGTGTGGCCGGCGTTGTTGCCTCCCTGAAACCGGACGATGCAATGGACGTCCCGCGTGAGGAGATCGACGATCTTTCCTTTGCCTTCGTCGCCCCATTGCGAGCCCAAAACCACGATGTTTGACATGGAAAACTCCTTGGTATATCAAAATCGCTTCCTTCGCGTGATGGAAAAATTTCCAGGCGAAGGAAGGCGTTCCCTCCTAATTTCGATCATCAGAAAAGTCAATCTATACCAAGCGGTTGTTATGCGAACCGCTATCGCTGTTTCTGTGCGCCTGCGCACTGTGCCATGCGAACTGAGCGGAGGGACACGCTCATGCCGTGACGCCAACAAGGTAGCTCCACTATGACCCAAGAACCACACGGATATCAATGCAGAGGTGCATTCGTTCTCGTCACCGCGCTTTTGGCCGTTCTCGTCTTTTTTCTCTACCAGACTGATTTTTCCGTACAAACCGCGCAGACCAGTCACGAGGTCGAGGTCGAGCTGAAACGCTTCACCGTGAACGCCAACCCCGACCCGACGCCCCGCGGCCCGGCCAGAATCATCCGCGTGCTCGCCACGCAGAACGAGCATGTTCTGTCCACTCTCACGCCGTACGGGCCCGGTTTCGAGCGGGAGCTCCTGGAACGCTTCGCCGAGCAGTACGACTACACCTTGTACTGGATGCAGAGCCGGAGTCCGCAGGAAGCCTGGAAGGCGCTGACCAAGGGCGAGGCCGACCTCTTCATCGGCTTGGGGTTCCAGCCCAAGGAAATGGTTCACCACAAGGTCAAGGTCGGTCCGGCGTACGCGCACTACCGGCCTGTGGCAGTTTCCACCAAATCGCCCGGCTCCGGTGAATTCTGCCCGGATACGGTGCTGGTCTCGGCCGACACGTCACTGCGTGAAGACATGATCGAATCGAAAAACTGCGGACCGGCGCGGCGCCATCTGAATTCTTCCGAACTGCCAACGCTGCTCGGCAACGTATCGAGCCGGAAAAGCGCAGTGGCCATGGTGGACCAAGGCCGTTTCCGGCTGTGGCAGCCCTTTTTTCCCAAGCTCAAGGCCGTTGCGCCCATGGGGCAACCCGTTCCGTACCGCTGGTACTGGAGCGAAGGCAGACCCGGTTTGGCCCGCGACCTGGCGCTTTTCTGGAAAAGCGCCTCTGCCAAGCGCACGCTCACCGAGCTTACCGAGTTATACTTCGGCTTCCTGCCCGAGGAGTCTGATCCGTACGCCTTGCGACAGTTCTACGCCACGGTTCAACGCGGCGCTGCCCAATGGGGCGACGACATCGTCCGCGTGAGCAAAAAATATGAGATAGATCCGCTCCTGCTCATGGCTCTCATCTATCAGGAGTCCCGGTTCGACCCGCATGCAGTAAGCCCTACGGGCGTGCGCGGGCTGTTGCAGATCACCGCTGACACCGCTCGGGGGCTGGGCATAGACCGCAGAAATCCAAGACAGTCCATCGAGGGCGGAGCGCGCTACCTGAGCATGCTCTGGGAAGATATCGAGAGCTGGAACCTTTCCAAGTGGGATCGCTGGTTCTTCGCTCTGGCGGCCTACAACCAAGGCCCGCGGAATCTGGAAAAGGCCCGCGAACTCGCCATTTCCATGGGCGGCGACGGCTCACGCTGGAACGAGTTGAGAACCGTCTACCCCCTGCTCTCCAAGCAGAGCAGCTGCCGCGGCAATGAAGCCGTGCAATACGTTCAGCGAATCCGATTTTATTATTACGTCCTACACGGACTCGTCGTCCTCTCTGGGGCGGAAGTGGAGGACCTTGGCTCGCTTTCCCGTCTCGTTTCCCGGGACAGCGGACCCTTCTCCTGAGTTTTCTTCCAGCTTGCCGGCAAGCTCCCGGAACGGATCGTTCTCTACATCGTGCAGCGGCGGCAGGGGGGCGTTTTTTCCGGGGCGCGCGCTTTGCGCCCAGTGGTAATTGAAGAGCTGGTTTTTCCAGCGCATCGCTTGCAGAAAGCCGAAGACGAGAACGGCCTCCTCCCAGCGCTTGGTCGGTTCGAAATGCTGGACGCGCGCCGCGTATGTCTCCCAGAGGGACATGAGCGACGCCTCGTCGTAGGCGTTGAGTTGGCGGGCCAGTTTGATCAGTACCTTTTCCATCGTAAAATCTCCCGTGTCCGTTGCGACGGACGAGCCAGACACTACGTCATTCCAAAACACAATCCAAGGGGCCTGGCTCCGGTCTGCGGATTGCCCCCCGTTGGGGGGTGTGATAGGCCACGTGTTTCCGACGATGTCTCTTCCGGCTCCATCCGCACGCTCATAATATCGTATCCACAACCGGCGGCGACGCGGCTCGCGGTAGGGCGGTGCATGGCGGCTGGAGCGCGACCATACCAGAAACGATCAAGGGCGGATTCATGAGCGATCTCAAGACAATGTACAAGGCACTGGCCGAGGACCCGTTTCCTTCCGAGCTGACCGTGACCCTCGGGGAGCAGAAGCTTGTTTTCGAAAAGCGCACCTGGACCGTGGACGGACAGGAGAAGGGCCTGCGCTACGGGGAAAACCCGGGCCAGCCGGCCGCGCTTTATGCGCCCAAAGAAGGCGGCATCGAGCTTGGCGGCATCGCCCTGCGCAATGCTCCGGGCGGGCCGGTTCTCGTCTCGGCATGCCGCGAAGAGCATATGATCCAGGCCGGCAAACACCCCGGAAAGACCAACCTTACGGATGTGGACAACGGCGCGAACATCCTCCAATACCTCGCGGCCAAGCCTGCAGCGGTCATCCTCAAGCATAACAATCCCTGCGGCGCGGCATGGGACGAGGGCGGGGTGGCCACAGCCCTGCAAAAGGCCTTCAACGCAGACCGCATCGCGGCGTTTGGCGGCGCCGTAGTCGTCAACCGGCCCCTGGACAAGGCCGCGGCAGAGATCATCGATGGCGCGTACTTCGAGGTGGTCGCCGCCCCGGACTTCGAAGCCGGCGTG of Oceanidesulfovibrio indonesiensis contains these proteins:
- a CDS encoding transglycosylase SLT domain-containing protein; this encodes MTQEPHGYQCRGAFVLVTALLAVLVFFLYQTDFSVQTAQTSHEVEVELKRFTVNANPDPTPRGPARIIRVLATQNEHVLSTLTPYGPGFERELLERFAEQYDYTLYWMQSRSPQEAWKALTKGEADLFIGLGFQPKEMVHHKVKVGPAYAHYRPVAVSTKSPGSGEFCPDTVLVSADTSLREDMIESKNCGPARRHLNSSELPTLLGNVSSRKSAVAMVDQGRFRLWQPFFPKLKAVAPMGQPVPYRWYWSEGRPGLARDLALFWKSASAKRTLTELTELYFGFLPEESDPYALRQFYATVQRGAAQWGDDIVRVSKKYEIDPLLLMALIYQESRFDPHAVSPTGVRGLLQITADTARGLGIDRRNPRQSIEGGARYLSMLWEDIESWNLSKWDRWFFALAAYNQGPRNLEKARELAISMGGDGSRWNELRTVYPLLSKQSSCRGNEAVQYVQRIRFYYYVLHGLVVLSGAEVEDLGSLSRLVSRDSGPFS
- a CDS encoding adenylosuccinate synthase; amino-acid sequence: MSNIVVLGSQWGDEGKGKIVDLLTRDVHCIVRFQGGNNAGHTLVAGGKKTILHLIPSGILQPHARCFIGNGVVLDPWVFIKEIDTLAAQGVEVGPGRIVVSPKTHVIMPYHKALDTAREESLSGEKQIGTTGRGIGPCYEDKASRIGVRAGDLTDLDLVRAKVEKALVEKNMLLQNLYGKEPVLVDAVMEEIKPVAERIVPMLGDVSSALEEAIADEKSILFEGAQGTHLDIDHGTYPFVTSSSTVAGNAASGAGIAPRALDRVVMVVKAYTTRVGGGPFPTELSDQDGDHLQQTGAEFGATTGRKRRCGWLDLPILRESARLNGPTDIAMTKLDVLTGLDTVKVCTAYKFRGETIQYPPQFEGALAEVEPVYEELPGWKEDIGGVTSWISLPTNAKEYIRYLEHALRTPVSIISVGPDREQTLIRK
- a CDS encoding DNA polymerase III subunit delta' encodes the protein MAAARAAEPADSEAVEGVPLPEPDAIRDLVRDPVHARVRGHMQRLAESPDAIPQVILLEGGSTTERLAMALYWTALLHCRGPEPSRAPAQVSMLGAMVPDSEAVQDSDERPCLACTRCMQALTGANRDLFLLDGRVDFIKIDPVREMRRVLGEPPRDHPVRVVILAEAQNLTVPAANALLKSLEEPRPGNSFVLLAPQRERLLPTLVSRSFVLTLAWPRGVSDPDGNIPALREEATEDAASMLRFAEGFAMFLESGKGWFALTGAKGAVNKNIGLGFCNKLERAILAVLTGKVGDDRLAGALANRLDPAALRALDIAVDQATQALDKLVNPALTLDWLATTAVSLARDATLRRHRA